Part of the Gramella sp. Hel_I_59 genome, CCGCGTCCCCTAATCCGCCAACTGGCGATAACCGGGACCGTTATATGGCATTTTTTATATGATGATTCGATGAAAAAAGTAATTATAATTCTGACTTTAATATTTTCTAATTCTTCATTTGCTCAAGAAAATGGACAAGAAGAAATTGTTTTTTCAAGAATTGGAAATTTAACTGACGAACAAATTAATTCGAGCGGTCCAGCAAAATTATTATTTGCTAAAAAGTCAGAAATAAGAAACTTAGCAAAACAGGATTTAGAAAATGGAAATCCATTTTTGCTTCTACAAGGAGGAATTGCACCAGTAATAATAGCTACTGATCCACAATTTGAGGATAAGTATAAAATATATTTTTACGAATATGGTTGTACAGGTCCTGATCAAAGTTTAATAGAAGATTACAACAAAATAATATTCAGTTATTTGACAGACCAGTATGGCAAAAAATGGATTAAAGAAGTTAGAGATGATGTTGTAGGATTAAATGAGTGGAAAAAATTAAAGAGATAAATTGTAATGAAGAGGTTTAAAATTATTGGATTATACTTACTAAGCTTAATCTGTATTTTCACATTTTTCATCCTTCATAATTCAAAATATTTATCTTCTTTAATTGAAAAAGCTAAAGATTTCAGAACGAACGGATTTTTTATCTTTTTAGTTTCAGGTTTAATAGAATATGGATTACTCCTGACAGGAATATTTATAATTATAGTTTTGACATATTTTCTCGTTAAAAAAAACGCCACATAACAACGGTTAATCGCCAATAGACGGCAGCTTTAGTAAGAAAATAATTATCTTGACCAACAAACCAAAACTAAGCCGACAAATCCGCGTCTCTTACTCCGCCAACTGGCGATAACCGGGACCGTTATATAAAATTGCACATTGAAGATTTTATCTTTTAATCTTTATATTTGAAAAATTCTGATAATTTAAAATATGAAACTAAACACATTGTATATAAAGTATTTCATTGTAGTTGCTTTAACTTATTCAGTTCTTATGATTGGATTAGACTTAGTAACTGGTCGAGAAATAATTTTCTACGATATAGTTATAAGAATATTAATATTTGGAGTTGGTATGACATTACCTTTAGTTTCCTTTCATAAATATCAAGTCAATAATACTGCTAAAGAATTTGGATTGAAAAATCCAGATTATGAAGTAAGCCAAAAAAAAGTATTCTTTTCAGATAAAACTCCAGAACAGATTTATAATACTATAGAAAGAAGATCTCAATTCCGTAAAGTCAATTTTCATGAATCGAATCAAATTATTAAAATAAAAACTGGTTTTACAGGAAAATCCTGGGGAGATGTCATTACCATTAAGTCCCAAAAAGAAAAAGAGAATTACAAATATCAAGTCGAAAGCAAACCGATCTTTCCACTGACTGTAATTGATTTTGGACAAAATCTTGAAAACGTACTTAAGATAGAACGTTACTCGAAGATTGCTATATGAAGATAATTTGAATATAGATCAGGGTCTAATTGTCAAAATTATTTCAAATCAGGATTTCGTAATGTGCAACTTTAAATAACAACGGTTCATCGCCAATAAGCGGCACCGTTAGTAAGAAAATAATTAGCTTGACCAACAAACCATTACTAAGCCGACAAATCCGCGTTCCTTACTCCGCCAACTGGCGATAACCGAGACCGTTATACACAAGTGCTCCGCAACGATTTTAGCTACTAAAAACAATAAGAATCCAATCTGAAAAATTCGAATTTTAAAAGCTTCAATTGATAATTGTCAACTAAGAATCTTTCGTTTATCGTAAACTTAGAAAATCCTTGTTCAACCGAAAATTCTAAAAAATCGTTCAGGAAAGATTTAATAAGTAAAAAAGCTTTTGGTAGCTGCTCAAAAACAAATTAGCTACTAAGAACTTCCTCAAAAAGAAGCTTAGCACCAAGAAACGGACGCTTACTCGGACGCAATAATTGTAACCAAATGAGCAAGATTTTTTATAAAAGTCAGAGTATTCCCGACAGTGGTCTATCTGAGGTTCTCACTCTGCTCTGTCGCACCAGTGTATAACAACGAATATTCGCAATTGTGGCCATTTGAAATAAAATAGTATTTTTAGAATCCAACAAACAAAAACCTAAGCCGACAAATCCGTAGACGTACAACCACAACTGACGATTATTCGAAACCGTTGTGCAAAATTTTAATGAAAAGCCGAACTAATAATGAGATATTTATTAATTGTATTTTTACTTCTAACAATTACAAGAAGTTATTCTCAAAACAAAAAAACAGTTAATTGGATAAACAACAATTTGATAAAAATTGAAGATTCAAATCCGGATTCTTCTCCAGAAAATTTCATTGATAATATTCCTAACAAATTTGAAAACGCGAAAATATTCGGATTTGGAGAAGCAACTCATCACGGTAAGGAATTTTTTAATATAAAGGCAAAATTCTTTAAATACTTAGTCGTCAATAAAAATGTAAGGGCTTTTTTGATGGAAGAATCTTATCCAGCAGAGTCGGGAATTAATGAGTGGATAAGTGGAGGAAAAGGAGATATAAATTCTATCGCAGAAAATTTCAGCATTCTCCCATGGCGGACACAAGAAGTTGCGAATCTTCTAAAATGGATGAGAAGTTATAATTTGAATAAACCTAGAGAAGAACAAATTCGTTTTTATGGTATTGATATTCAAAATGTTCAAGGCATTAATATTAAAATCCGTGAGTTTGCAAAAGCGCAAAATATTTTAATTGATGAAAATTTACTTTCGGTATTAGATAAATGTGTAAATAAAAAAGTTAACTACAACGCTACATCCGATTGGGCGGATAAACATAACCCAGAACTTCAAAAAATTAAAAATATAATTCTAGATTCTCAGATAAAATCTTCAAGTAATTCACATCAAGAAACTAGGGATGTTCTTAGATCTTTAGACTATTTAATGGACTACACCTATTATGTTCAAAATAATGGTAGTAATGTTCGAGATTTGAAAATGTTTGAAAATGCTGAACATATTATTGATAGCCTTACTAAAAACGGGAAAGCTTTCATTTGGGCACATAATGAACATATAAACAATCTTGAAAGAATTTCATACGGAAGCGGTTGGACTAGTCTAGGAGCACATTTAAATGAACGGTATCAAAATGATTACTACAGCGTAGGATTCGATTTCGGAGTAGGCAATTTGTTAGGATATGTAGCAGAAAAAAACAAACCACATCATTGGGAAATTTTTACCGTCGATAAA contains:
- a CDS encoding erythromycin esterase family protein encodes the protein MRYLLIVFLLLTITRSYSQNKKTVNWINNNLIKIEDSNPDSSPENFIDNIPNKFENAKIFGFGEATHHGKEFFNIKAKFFKYLVVNKNVRAFLMEESYPAESGINEWISGGKGDINSIAENFSILPWRTQEVANLLKWMRSYNLNKPREEQIRFYGIDIQNVQGINIKIREFAKAQNILIDENLLSVLDKCVNKKVNYNATSDWADKHNPELQKIKNIILDSQIKSSSNSHQETRDVLRSLDYLMDYTYYVQNNGSNVRDLKMFENAEHIIDSLTKNGKAFIWAHNEHINNLERISYGSGWTSLGAHLNERYQNDYYSVGFDFGVGNLLGYVAEKNKPHHWEIFTVDKPFKRTYSKTLFEANANIFFLDINKLSQDDEIDFFNKKEKQLILGGPGYNPKDFHLIPKKISEMYDGLIFVKKISVPDYNLENL